A single genomic interval of Williamwhitmania taraxaci harbors:
- the gcvT gene encoding glycine cleavage system aminomethyltransferase GcvT: MRHTAFTQFHIDLGAKMAEFAGYNMPIEYSGINDEHMCVREKIGVFDVSHMGEVWVKGPKAFDFVQYVTSNDVATLSDGKVQYSCLPNGKGGIVDDLLVYRVNAETYFLVINAANVEKDWNWFCSHAEKFGLKVGKDLYNASDEICQLAVQGPLALKAMQKLTSTSVEDMEYYTFKKLDIAGIKDAIFSTTGYTGSGGCEIYVANEDGPKLWKAVFEAGKEFGIQPIGLGARDTLRLESGFCLYGHEINDTTSSIEGGLGWITKFTDAKNFIDKDLLLKHKKEGVARKLVGFEMVEKGIPRQHYEIVDAEGTVIGEVTSGTMSPMLKIGVGMGYVATSHSKLGSEIFISIRGKSIKAKVAKTPFFKK, encoded by the coding sequence ATGAGACATACTGCTTTTACCCAATTTCACATTGATTTAGGGGCCAAAATGGCTGAGTTTGCCGGATATAACATGCCTATTGAGTATTCCGGAATTAACGACGAGCACATGTGTGTTCGTGAAAAAATTGGCGTATTCGATGTTTCCCACATGGGCGAAGTTTGGGTTAAGGGACCTAAGGCTTTCGACTTTGTTCAATATGTCACTTCTAATGACGTTGCAACTCTTAGTGACGGTAAGGTTCAATACTCCTGCCTTCCAAATGGAAAAGGTGGAATTGTTGATGACCTTTTGGTTTACCGCGTAAATGCTGAAACCTACTTCTTGGTTATTAATGCAGCGAATGTAGAAAAGGATTGGAACTGGTTTTGCTCTCATGCCGAGAAGTTTGGCTTGAAGGTAGGCAAGGATCTATACAACGCTTCGGACGAGATTTGCCAGCTTGCCGTTCAAGGCCCATTGGCGCTTAAGGCTATGCAAAAGCTTACTTCTACTTCGGTGGAAGATATGGAATACTACACTTTCAAGAAGTTGGATATCGCTGGGATTAAAGATGCTATCTTCTCAACTACTGGTTATACCGGATCGGGTGGATGTGAGATTTATGTTGCCAACGAGGATGGTCCAAAACTTTGGAAGGCTGTTTTTGAGGCGGGAAAAGAGTTTGGTATTCAACCAATCGGTCTTGGTGCTCGCGATACACTCCGTCTTGAGTCGGGTTTCTGCCTCTATGGTCACGAAATTAACGACACTACCTCTTCTATTGAAGGTGGTTTAGGGTGGATTACCAAGTTTACCGACGCAAAGAACTTTATCGATAAAGATTTACTTCTTAAGCATAAAAAAGAAGGTGTTGCCCGCAAGTTGGTTGGTTTCGAAATGGTTGAAAAGGGAATTCCTCGTCAACACTATGAAATTGTTGATGCTGAAGGTACGGTAATCGGCGAGGTTACTTCAGGAACTATGTCTCCAATGCTTAAAATTGGTGTTGGTATGGGATATGTTGCTACTTCGCATAGCAAGCTTGGCTCCGAAATCTTCATTAGCATTCGTGGCAAGAGTATAAAAGCTAAGGTTGCTAAGACTCCATTCTTTAAAAAGTAA
- a CDS encoding 2-phosphosulfolactate phosphatase: MPTLDKVVEVCFSPSLFGFHLDQKATVVVVDILRATSAICAAFANGASEIIPVAEVEEAKRYKDNGFLVAAERDGVVLDFADFGNSPFNFKPEIVKGKSIVYSTTNGTRAIHMAAECKEVVVGSFLNYSAVAAYLGQRSGKVIVFCSGWKGRFSLEDSVFAGALVERLLNDYGYSTTCDSAIAALDLWQLAKPDLIDYIQKAAQRSRLRTMGLDDVIDFCHTPDYTSIVPHFNGKSLIPISRNL; encoded by the coding sequence ATGCCTACTCTCGATAAAGTTGTAGAAGTTTGCTTTTCACCATCCTTGTTTGGTTTTCACCTCGATCAGAAAGCTACTGTGGTAGTTGTGGACATTCTTCGCGCTACATCTGCAATTTGTGCAGCATTTGCCAATGGTGCCAGTGAGATTATCCCAGTTGCGGAGGTAGAGGAGGCTAAACGTTACAAAGACAATGGCTTTCTCGTGGCAGCCGAGCGCGATGGCGTAGTGCTGGATTTTGCGGATTTTGGAAACTCACCCTTTAATTTCAAACCGGAAATTGTAAAAGGGAAGAGCATTGTGTATAGCACTACCAATGGGACGCGTGCCATACATATGGCTGCTGAATGCAAGGAGGTAGTTGTTGGTTCTTTCCTTAACTACAGTGCCGTTGCTGCCTACTTAGGACAACGTAGCGGGAAGGTTATAGTGTTCTGTTCTGGATGGAAGGGGCGTTTCAGCCTTGAGGATTCCGTTTTTGCAGGTGCGTTGGTCGAGCGCTTACTCAATGATTATGGTTACTCAACCACTTGCGATTCGGCCATTGCCGCGCTTGATTTATGGCAGTTGGCTAAGCCTGATCTTATTGATTATATCCAGAAGGCAGCACAGCGCAGCCGGTTACGCACCATGGGCCTCGATGACGTTATTGATTTTTGCCATACACCTGACTATACTTCTATCGTTCCTCATTTCAATGGAAAAAGCCTAATTCCTATTAGTAGGAATTTGTAG
- the serC gene encoding 3-phosphoserine/phosphohydroxythreonine transaminase, translated as MKKHNFTAGPCILAPSVIENLSNAVKDFDGQGLSLVEVSHREKAYEAVHMEALSLFKELLNIPDGYKVVFLGGGASLQFCMIPFNLMNKKSAYLETGVWASKALKEAKLFGEVVTVASSADKNFSYYPKGYSIPKDADYFHITTNNTIYGTEIHEDMDCPVTLIADMSSDIFSRPVDVKKYGMIYGGAQKNLAPAGVTFVVVREDLLGKVDRKIPTMLDYRTHIKEDSMFNTPPVFAIYAMRETLRWVKSIGGVAKMFEMNKAKANLLYNEIDRNTMFQGTAAKEDRSLMNVCFVMTDKFKEKEADFMTFAKENGMVGIKGHRSVGGFRASLYNALPIESVQALVDCMKEFEKKNA; from the coding sequence ATGAAAAAGCATAATTTTACCGCAGGTCCATGTATTTTGGCACCATCAGTAATCGAAAACCTTTCGAACGCTGTAAAAGATTTTGACGGACAAGGTCTATCGCTAGTTGAAGTTTCGCACCGCGAAAAGGCATACGAAGCTGTTCACATGGAAGCTTTATCTTTGTTCAAAGAGTTGCTTAATATCCCTGATGGATACAAAGTTGTATTTCTTGGTGGTGGTGCTAGTTTGCAGTTTTGCATGATTCCTTTCAACCTTATGAACAAGAAGTCTGCTTACCTCGAAACTGGTGTTTGGGCAAGTAAGGCTCTTAAGGAAGCTAAACTGTTTGGTGAAGTTGTAACCGTTGCTTCTTCTGCTGATAAAAATTTCTCTTACTATCCAAAGGGATATAGCATTCCTAAGGATGCTGACTATTTCCACATTACCACCAATAACACCATCTACGGAACCGAAATCCATGAAGACATGGATTGCCCAGTTACCTTGATTGCCGATATGTCTTCCGACATTTTTAGCCGTCCAGTAGATGTGAAGAAATACGGTATGATTTACGGTGGTGCTCAAAAGAACCTTGCTCCAGCTGGTGTTACTTTTGTTGTGGTTCGCGAAGATCTACTTGGAAAGGTTGATCGTAAGATTCCTACCATGCTCGACTACCGCACCCACATCAAGGAGGATTCCATGTTCAACACTCCTCCAGTGTTTGCTATTTATGCAATGCGCGAAACCCTACGTTGGGTTAAGTCAATTGGTGGCGTAGCTAAGATGTTCGAAATGAACAAGGCTAAGGCCAACCTTCTTTACAACGAAATTGATCGCAATACCATGTTCCAAGGTACCGCTGCTAAGGAAGATCGTTCACTCATGAACGTTTGCTTCGTTATGACGGACAAATTCAAGGAAAAAGAGGCAGACTTTATGACTTTTGCTAAGGAAAACGGTATGGTTGGTATCAAGGGTCACCGCTCTGTTGGTGGTTTCCGTGCTTCGCTATACAACGCACTTCCTATCGAAAGCGTTCAAGCTCTTGTTGATTGCATGAAGGAGTTCGAAAAGAAGAACGCATAA
- a CDS encoding NAD(P)-dependent oxidoreductase, which yields MSKVLVATDKPFAKAAVDGIRKIVEEAGFSLELLEKYTDQADLVKAVADVDAVIVRSDKVTKEVVEAAKNLKVVVRAGAGYDNLDLAACTAKNVVAMNTPGQNSNAVAELALGMMVYMARNTFQPGTGAELKGKKLGIHAYGNVGKLVAHIAKGFGMEVYAFDPFVAKEVIEKDGVKVLSTVDELYSTCHYVSLHIPANDKTKKSIGYELMSKMPKGGTLINTARKEVIDEDGLMRIMGERTDLKYATDIMAEGNSTFAEKFASRYFSSPKKMGAETAEANINAGLAAANQIVNLLKNGDKTYQVNK from the coding sequence ATGTCTAAAGTTTTAGTTGCAACCGATAAGCCTTTTGCAAAGGCAGCAGTGGATGGAATCCGCAAGATTGTTGAAGAAGCAGGTTTTTCTCTCGAACTTCTCGAAAAATACACCGACCAAGCAGACTTAGTTAAGGCCGTTGCCGACGTGGACGCCGTTATCGTTCGTAGCGATAAGGTTACCAAAGAGGTAGTTGAGGCTGCTAAAAACCTTAAGGTAGTTGTTCGCGCCGGTGCGGGATACGACAATCTCGACCTTGCTGCTTGCACCGCAAAGAATGTGGTTGCTATGAACACTCCAGGACAAAACTCCAACGCTGTTGCGGAACTTGCTCTTGGTATGATGGTTTACATGGCTCGTAACACCTTCCAGCCTGGAACAGGTGCCGAACTTAAAGGTAAAAAGTTAGGAATCCACGCTTACGGAAACGTGGGTAAGTTGGTTGCTCATATTGCTAAGGGATTTGGTATGGAGGTTTATGCTTTCGACCCATTCGTTGCTAAGGAAGTTATTGAGAAGGATGGCGTTAAGGTTCTGTCTACCGTTGATGAACTCTACAGCACTTGCCATTACGTTTCGCTTCACATTCCTGCTAACGATAAGACAAAGAAATCCATTGGCTATGAGTTGATGAGTAAGATGCCTAAGGGTGGAACGCTTATCAATACTGCTCGCAAGGAGGTTATCGACGAGGATGGACTTATGCGGATTATGGGTGAGCGCACCGACCTTAAGTATGCCACCGATATTATGGCCGAGGGTAACTCTACTTTTGCTGAGAAATTTGCTTCACGTTACTTCAGCTCGCCTAAGAAAATGGGTGCCGAGACTGCCGAAGCAAACATCAACGCTGGCCTAGCTGCTGCAAACCAAATTGTGAATCTCCTTAAGAACGGAGATAAAACGTATCAAGTAAATAAATAG
- a CDS encoding four helix bundle protein, producing MEHTKLDAWKESVELTVDIYTLSSKFPKDELYGLTSQIRRAAVSVPSNIAEGSARKGTAETIQFLYIAVGSLAELETQIEISRRLGYISNVETITKRILLVKQLTLGLVRYLKSV from the coding sequence ATGGAGCATACTAAGTTAGATGCATGGAAGGAGTCCGTTGAGTTAACGGTTGATATTTATACATTATCTAGTAAATTCCCTAAGGACGAACTCTATGGTCTTACTTCTCAGATTCGGAGGGCAGCAGTTTCTGTTCCTTCCAACATTGCTGAAGGTTCTGCTCGAAAGGGTACTGCAGAAACAATCCAGTTTCTTTATATAGCGGTGGGCTCTTTAGCTGAACTTGAAACACAAATAGAAATATCAAGAAGGTTGGGTTACATTTCGAATGTTGAGACGATAACCAAACGGATCTTATTGGTAAAGCAACTAACTCTAGGGTTGGTTAGATATCTGAAGTCCGTCTGA
- a CDS encoding DUF1015 domain-containing protein: MVKIKPFKGLRPPQALAQEVASRPYDVLNSEEARHEATERSLLHIIKPEIDFAPGFDEHAPEVYAKAVENFNLWQKNGWLVQDQKEQYYVYAQTMDGRTQYGLVACCSVDDYMTGKIKKHELTRKDKEEDRMMHVRNTNANVEPVFFSYPAHKEVDAIVANVVKNSKPVYDFTANDGFGHHFWIIEDDATNKRITEIFATIPALYVADGHHRTAAAGLVGNEKKKNNPNHTGDEEYNFFLAVVFPDNQLKIIDYNRVVKYLNGMTPAQLVAKLGADFEVKEVGKAIHKPTKLHNFGMYLDGKWYSLTAKNGTYNDADPIGVLDVTILSNLVLDKVLDIKDLRTDKRIDFVGGIRGLGALQARVDSGEMKVAFALYAVTMQQLIDIADTGNIMPPKTTWFEPKLRSGLVIHKLV, from the coding sequence ATGGTAAAAATAAAACCTTTCAAGGGGCTTCGTCCCCCACAGGCGCTGGCACAAGAAGTGGCATCGCGCCCATACGATGTGTTGAACTCTGAGGAGGCTCGCCACGAGGCTACAGAGCGCTCGTTGCTCCACATTATTAAGCCTGAGATTGATTTTGCTCCCGGTTTCGATGAGCATGCTCCTGAGGTGTATGCCAAGGCGGTTGAGAACTTCAACTTGTGGCAAAAGAATGGCTGGTTGGTTCAAGACCAAAAGGAGCAATACTACGTGTATGCTCAAACCATGGACGGCCGCACCCAGTATGGTCTCGTTGCTTGCTGCAGCGTGGACGATTACATGACCGGCAAAATCAAGAAGCATGAGCTTACCCGCAAGGATAAGGAAGAAGATCGCATGATGCACGTGCGCAATACCAACGCCAACGTGGAGCCTGTATTCTTCAGCTACCCTGCACACAAGGAGGTTGATGCTATTGTTGCTAACGTGGTGAAGAACAGTAAGCCTGTTTATGACTTTACAGCCAACGATGGCTTTGGTCACCACTTCTGGATTATTGAGGATGATGCTACCAACAAGCGCATTACCGAGATTTTTGCTACCATCCCTGCGCTTTACGTAGCCGACGGTCATCACCGTACTGCCGCTGCCGGCCTAGTTGGTAACGAGAAGAAGAAAAATAATCCCAATCATACCGGCGATGAGGAGTACAACTTCTTTCTCGCGGTAGTGTTCCCCGATAATCAACTTAAGATTATTGACTACAACCGTGTGGTTAAGTATCTTAACGGTATGACCCCAGCGCAGCTGGTGGCGAAACTTGGTGCCGATTTTGAGGTTAAGGAAGTAGGCAAGGCAATTCACAAACCAACCAAGCTGCATAACTTTGGTATGTATCTCGACGGAAAGTGGTATAGCCTAACCGCCAAGAATGGCACCTACAACGATGCCGATCCTATCGGCGTTTTGGATGTAACCATTCTTTCGAATCTTGTTCTCGATAAGGTGTTGGATATTAAAGATCTTCGCACCGATAAGCGTATCGACTTTGTGGGTGGTATTCGTGGACTTGGCGCGCTGCAAGCACGCGTTGATAGCGGCGAGATGAAGGTTGCTTTTGCCCTTTACGCCGTTACCATGCAGCAGCTGATTGACATTGCCGATACCGGCAACATCATGCCTCCAAAAACTACCTGGTTCGAGCCTAAGCTCCGCAGCGGGTTGGTTATTCACAAGCTGGTGTAA